Proteins encoded by one window of uncultured Draconibacterium sp.:
- a CDS encoding glycoside hydrolase family 3 N-terminal domain-containing protein — protein sequence MKRRFLAISIALFLAIAVSPKLSVAQDAPQLGKDPIEKVIGAMTIEEKAHFLIGTGMAGASGNDAVVGETKSLVPGAAGTTYPIARLGIPAVVLADGPAGLRISPTREGDENTYYCTGFPVGTVMACTWNTDLVEQVGKAMGNEVLEYGADVLLAPALNIQRNPLNGRNFEYYSEDPVVSGKIAAAMVRGVQSNGVGTSVKHFVANNQETNRTGNDSRVSPRAMRELYLKSFEIAVKESEPWTVMSSYNFVNGIYTSERKDLLTDILRDEWGFKGLVMTDWFGGTDAVAQIEAGNDLLEPGRPEQYDALVAGMKSGQLAMEDVDLCVGRIMELVLRSPRFKGYEYSNKPDLKAHAEITRQSAAEGMILLENKNNILPLESSIKKVAAFGITSYDMIAGGTGSGDVHKAYTVSLIEGLTSAGYKLSKSITKEYETYLAEEAKKQAEDQGQLSAFMPKVRPDEFVPSEDMLAKAVKANDVAIITIGRISGEFLDRKLDRDFNLSENEIGLISAVSKAFQDAGKKAVVILNIGGVIETASWKDIPDAVLLAGQAGQEGGNTIADALTGKVNPSGKLTATYPIAFEDHWSSENFPSTPEEQKLDMAGFMSAERKVSDKRRNVDYTVYAEDIYVGYRYFEKYEVPVSYPFGYGQSYTTFDYSGAKLSESNGEYSVTVSIKNTGDYSGKEVVQLYVSAPESKYADKPLKELKAFTKTEELQPGESQTVTLKFKKADVASFNTLEQAWITDAGKYNALVGASSADIKAELPFALDKTEWIEKVHKAF from the coding sequence ATGAAAAGAAGATTTCTGGCTATTAGCATTGCCTTGTTTCTTGCAATTGCTGTTAGTCCAAAATTAAGTGTAGCGCAGGATGCTCCTCAGTTGGGGAAAGATCCGATTGAGAAGGTTATTGGCGCAATGACCATTGAAGAGAAAGCACATTTTCTGATTGGTACCGGAATGGCCGGGGCTTCAGGAAATGATGCAGTGGTGGGAGAGACAAAATCGTTGGTTCCCGGTGCTGCCGGTACTACATATCCGATTGCACGTTTAGGAATTCCTGCTGTTGTTTTGGCCGATGGCCCTGCAGGATTGCGTATTTCGCCAACCCGCGAAGGCGACGAGAATACTTACTATTGTACCGGTTTTCCTGTTGGAACGGTAATGGCGTGTACCTGGAATACCGATTTGGTAGAGCAGGTTGGAAAAGCCATGGGTAATGAGGTATTGGAATATGGCGCCGATGTGTTGCTGGCTCCGGCATTGAATATTCAGCGTAACCCGCTAAACGGAAGAAACTTTGAATACTATTCGGAAGATCCTGTTGTATCAGGAAAAATTGCTGCCGCCATGGTTCGTGGTGTGCAAAGCAATGGTGTTGGAACATCGGTAAAACACTTTGTGGCTAATAACCAGGAAACCAACCGTACCGGAAACGACTCGCGTGTTTCGCCACGTGCCATGCGCGAACTGTACCTGAAAAGTTTCGAGATTGCTGTAAAAGAGTCGGAGCCGTGGACTGTAATGAGTTCATATAACTTTGTTAACGGAATTTACACTTCGGAAAGAAAAGACTTGTTGACCGACATTCTTCGCGATGAGTGGGGATTTAAAGGTTTGGTAATGACCGACTGGTTTGGTGGAACTGATGCAGTGGCACAAATTGAAGCCGGTAACGACCTGCTGGAACCCGGACGCCCGGAACAATATGACGCATTGGTTGCCGGAATGAAAAGTGGTCAGCTGGCTATGGAAGACGTTGATCTTTGTGTAGGCCGGATTATGGAGTTGGTGCTTCGTTCGCCACGTTTTAAAGGTTACGAATATTCGAATAAGCCTGATTTAAAAGCGCATGCCGAAATTACCCGTCAGTCGGCTGCCGAAGGAATGATTCTGCTGGAGAATAAGAACAATATCTTGCCTTTGGAGTCGTCTATTAAAAAAGTTGCCGCTTTTGGTATTACTTCTTACGATATGATTGCAGGAGGAACAGGATCAGGAGATGTGCATAAAGCTTACACCGTATCGTTAATTGAAGGATTGACCAGTGCAGGATACAAACTGAGCAAAAGCATTACAAAAGAATACGAGACTTATTTGGCTGAGGAAGCCAAAAAGCAGGCTGAAGATCAAGGTCAGTTATCGGCATTTATGCCTAAAGTTCGTCCCGATGAGTTTGTTCCATCGGAAGATATGCTGGCAAAAGCTGTAAAAGCAAACGATGTAGCTATTATTACTATCGGTCGTATTTCGGGCGAATTCCTGGATCGTAAACTCGACCGCGATTTCAACCTTTCGGAAAACGAAATTGGTTTAATATCTGCAGTTAGCAAAGCTTTCCAGGATGCCGGTAAAAAGGCTGTCGTTATTCTGAACATTGGTGGTGTGATTGAAACGGCCAGCTGGAAAGATATACCTGATGCAGTATTGTTAGCCGGTCAGGCCGGACAGGAAGGCGGAAATACCATCGCCGATGCATTAACCGGAAAAGTAAATCCATCGGGAAAATTAACGGCTACTTACCCTATTGCCTTCGAAGACCACTGGTCGTCGGAAAACTTCCCGTCAACTCCGGAAGAACAAAAACTAGATATGGCTGGATTTATGAGTGCCGAAAGGAAAGTGAGTGACAAAAGAAGAAATGTAGATTATACGGTTTACGCTGAAGATATCTACGTTGGATACCGTTATTTCGAAAAATACGAAGTACCTGTTTCGTACCCGTTCGGTTACGGACAGTCGTATACAACCTTTGACTACAGCGGCGCGAAACTAAGTGAAAGTAACGGAGAATACTCGGTTACTGTAAGCATAAAAAACACCGGTGATTACTCCGGTAAAGAAGTGGTGCAGCTGTATGTTTCTGCTCCTGAAAGCAAGTATGCCGATAAACCGCTTAAAGAGTTGAAAGCTTTTACAAAAACAGAAGAGTTGCAGCCTGGTGAGAGTCAAACGGTAACACTTAAATTCAAAAAAGCAGATGTGGCTTCGTTTAATACTTTGGAACAAGCATGGATTACCGATGCCGGTAAATACAACGCACTGGTTGGTGCTTCTTCAGCCGATATTAAAGCTGAGTTACCGTTTGCATTAGACAAAACAGAGTGGATAGAAAAAGTGCATAAAGCATTTTAG
- a CDS encoding DUF4884 domain-containing protein produces MKTINKTIAGMLFLVFTGCSGVPLTIKSPENNNTYNVEYLFEYEGCKVYRFYDRGEYIYFTNCQGDVTSFASDSTKTRIENHVRIVDAKQLNAP; encoded by the coding sequence ATGAAAACGATTAATAAAACCATTGCCGGGATGCTGTTTCTTGTTTTTACTGGCTGCTCCGGTGTTCCGCTTACGATTAAAAGCCCTGAGAACAATAACACGTACAATGTTGAGTACCTTTTTGAATACGAAGGGTGCAAAGTGTACCGGTTTTACGACCGTGGCGAATACATTTATTTTACCAATTGCCAGGGCGATGTTACCAGCTTTGCCAGTGATTCGACAAAGACACGAATTGAGAATCATGTTAGGATTGTAGATGCGAAACAATTAAATGCTCCTTAG